In the genome of Caldisphaera lagunensis DSM 15908, the window AAACGTGGGTACCTTGACCTCCTATGATGATTCTATTTCTTTTTAATGCATCATTAAGTTTAGAAAAGAACAAAGCAGGATTTACGGCATCTCTATATTTTCTCTTAAGCGTCTGTTTTATTAGATTGTCCCAATCATTTTTGTATTTTTCTATTTCTTTTTTCCATTGATCATTAATTTTCTTATTTTTGGTATCCCTTTTCAATTGATTCACAAGTTCTTTTAGAAAAACTAATGGATCTGCTTTAATTGTTTCATAATATGATGGCCTTAGTTCTGATGAAGGATCATTTGATATAACAACTATGCTTTCAGATGGAGTTAAATTAAATCCATATGTTGTTATATCATCAAAGCCTTCTCCAAAGACTAACAGGTAATCTGTTGATTTCAATGCATTATCAGCATAAAGAGATCCACCACCATAACCTACTCTGCCTATGCATCTTGGATGATCTTCCTCGCATATCCCTCTTGCATTTCCTGTTGTTAAAATGTAAGAGTCAGTTATTTCTGATAATTCATAAATGTAACTTCTAGAATTTTCAAAATTAACTTCATTAGAAACTAAAATCAACGGCTTATTGCTTTTCAAAATTTCTTCTTTTACCCTTTTAACATCTTCTTCATTAACATTTTCTTCTTTTTCATAGCTAATATTTGGAAAATTATTTTCATCTATATTAATTTTTTTATCCCAAATATCTTCCGGAATTTCTAAGACAACCGGTTTTGGATTTCCATAAAAAAGGTCTATCATAGCTTTTTCAAATTTTTCAACAAATACATCTGGGCTTTCTACATAGTAATGATATAGATTTAATGCTTTAGATAACCCTTCTTGATCTACCTCTAGCCATGAGTCCGTGTTCTTCAATCTTCTCTTAACACTTCCAGTAATAAGTAATAATCTTGATCTATCCTTCATTGCAATACCTAAACCTGTTAATGAGTTTAAAAATCCCCCTCCAGCATGAACAACTGCTGCTGCTGGTTTTTTTGTTGTTCTATACTCAGCATCTGCAGCAGAAATAGCAACGTTTTCCTTTCTAACTGTTATCTGTTTTATCTCATTTTTGTATTCATATAGAGCATCATAAAAATTTAATACAGTTGTTCCTATAACACCATAAATTCTTTTTATTCCTAAATTTATTAATCCTCTTGCTAATGCCTCAGATAATTTTATTTCTACCATTTTTAATCACTGTTGACAACATTTTCAGGTTTTTGTCCCAATAAAACTCTTATCACATTTTCTATTGATACTTGTATAATCCTCATTCTTGTATCAGTATTTGCGCCAGCAATGTGGGGAGTTAATATTAAGTTTACATTGGGATTCTTTCTGCTCAAAGAAATTAATGGATGATTTATATCAGGGGGTTCTTTATCAAACACATCTATAGCTGCTCCAGCAATTATTCCATTTTGCAACGCATTTGCCAAAGCTTCATTATCAATGAGTTCTCCTCTTGAAGCATTTATTAAAATTGATGATGGCTTCATCATTCTCAATTCTCTCATTGTTATCATTTTTCTTGTCTCATTGGTTAATGGTACGTGAAGAGATATTATATCGCTGTCCCTAAGAATTTGATTAATTGGTTTAAATGTTACGTTTAAATTTTTTTCATCGTTTTCATTAAGTCTTACTTTATCATAATAAAAAACCTTAACATTAAATGGAATTAATCTCTTTGCTAATTCCTTTCCTATCCTTCCCATACCAATAATTCCCCAGCTTTTTCCATACAAATCATAGGTTCCCATATCCATTAATTCCCACTGATACCATTTACCTTCTTTGATGCTGTTGTTAGCTAAGATTAACCTTTTTAACAAAGATAATGCAACCATGATTGCATATTCTGCAACAGATAAAGAATTGGCTGAACCTATATTTGCAACAGGAATTCCTTTTTGTTTACATGCCTCTATATCTATATGATCAAAACCTGTCGAGGGTTGTTGTAATAATTTTACACGAGGCCCAAACATTTCACACAAGCTTTTATCAATTTTAATTTTCATTGTATGATCTCCTAAAATAACATCTGCTTTTTGTAATGCATCTTTTATTTTATCCATATTTGTTAAATCAGAAAATACCTCAATATTAACCTTCTTTTGAAGCTTATTTGCATATGGTTCAAATAAAGATTGATAAAAGGCTTTTGGAAGGGGTCCAAATGCAACTACATTACTTTCTTCTTCCAATTTCTCACCATTATATATTTAATTTTAAAAATTTATATTCCTTATTGGATACATTATATTATGCATTAATATAATTAATCCCAATTATTTGAGGAATTTTAGATAATAAACGAATTGACATCATGGCATAATTTTTAACCTTTAATCAATTAAATCATCTTTAATATTATTAAATTTCTATTATAAAGTTAACAAATTAAGGATTTTGTTTTTATTATGTTCCCTTAAGTTTATTTAAAACTTCTATAACATGACTTTGAGGATTTAGTTGATTCTTATAAATTAGAGTTATTATTCCTTCTTTATTTATTAAATAAGTAATTCTGCTTGGTATTAAAAAGCTATCAGCTCCATATAATTTCCTAATTTTTTTATCTTTATCACTTATTAAGATAAAAGGTAATGAGTATTTTTTCTTAAAATTTTTATGCGAATCAATATCATCAGAACTTACTCCTATTACTATAGTATCGAGATTTTTTAATAAATCCCAATTATCTCTAAAAGAGCATGCTTCCTTAGTACAACCAGGGGTGTCATCTTTTGGATAAAAATACACGACTATGTTATATTTTCCCAGAAAATCTTTTAACGAAAATTTATTTCCTGAATCATCTATACCCTCAAAAACTGGAGCCTTATCTCCTACTTTAACCATGATATCACAATTAATTA includes:
- a CDS encoding thiamine pyrophosphate-binding protein, giving the protein MVEIKLSEALARGLINLGIKRIYGVIGTTVLNFYDALYEYKNEIKQITVRKENVAISAADAEYRTTKKPAAAVVHAGGGFLNSLTGLGIAMKDRSRLLLITGSVKRRLKNTDSWLEVDQEGLSKALNLYHYYVESPDVFVEKFEKAMIDLFYGNPKPVVLEIPEDIWDKKINIDENNFPNISYEKEENVNEEDVKRVKEEILKSNKPLILVSNEVNFENSRSYIYELSEITDSYILTTGNARGICEEDHPRCIGRVGYGGGSLYADNALKSTDYLLVFGEGFDDITTYGFNLTPSESIVVISNDPSSELRPSYYETIKADPLVFLKELVNQLKRDTKNKKINDQWKKEIEKYKNDWDNLIKQTLKRKYRDAVNPALFFSKLNDALKRNRIIIGGQGTHVLYTYDYMKVYEFGGFMAATNLGSMGFALPAAIGAKISNPDREVIAIIGDGEALMSIEALQTIKDENLDVKIIIVNDNSYRVLYLKQLINKSNRIYGTELNNPDFAKLAESFGIRGIKISRDEEIDNSIKEILANGPIVVDLITSRDDMPPTNTEMVLKMDQT
- a CDS encoding 2-hydroxyacid dehydrogenase → MEEESNVVAFGPLPKAFYQSLFEPYANKLQKKVNIEVFSDLTNMDKIKDALQKADVILGDHTMKIKIDKSLCEMFGPRVKLLQQPSTGFDHIDIEACKQKGIPVANIGSANSLSVAEYAIMVALSLLKRLILANNSIKEGKWYQWELMDMGTYDLYGKSWGIIGMGRIGKELAKRLIPFNVKVFYYDKVRLNENDEKNLNVTFKPINQILRDSDIISLHVPLTNETRKMITMRELRMMKPSSILINASRGELIDNEALANALQNGIIAGAAIDVFDKEPPDINHPLISLSRKNPNVNLILTPHIAGANTDTRMRIIQVSIENVIRVLLGQKPENVVNSD
- a CDS encoding peroxiredoxin, with the translated sequence MVKVGDKAPVFEGIDDSGNKFSLKDFLGKYNIVVYFYPKDDTPGCTKEACSFRDNWDLLKNLDTIVIGVSSDDIDSHKNFKKKYSLPFILISDKDKKIRKLYGADSFLIPSRITYLINKEGIITLIYKNQLNPQSHVIEVLNKLKGT